The nucleotide sequence CCGGCACTTCTTCGCCGTGCGCGAGCCGCACCGCGAACTCTCGATCACCAGCCACGCCACGGTGCGCCGCGAGGCTCCCGCCCTGCCCCTGCCCGGCCTCAGCCCTTCGCTGAGCGAGACGCGCGACCGCACCCGCCAGTCCATCCAGTCCGGCGAGGGATTTCTGCTCGAGCAATACCTCTGCGCCACGCCGCAGGTGCCGTTGCTGCCCGCCACCGCGTCGCTGGCCGACGGCCTCGACCCGAACCTGCCCGTGCTGGCGTGGCTCGAGCAGTTGGGCCGGCGCTTCGATGAGGCCTTCACCTTCGATCCCACCGCGACCACCGTCAGCACCCCTCTCGCTGACGTTTGGGCGAGCAAGCGCGGCGTCTGCCAGGATTTCACGCACGTCCTGCTGAGCTGCCTGCGCCAGCACGGCCTGCCTGCGGCCTATGTCAGCGGTTACCTGCTGACCCAGCCGCCCCCCGGCCAGCCGCGCCTGCGCGGGGCCGACGCCATGCATGCGTGGGCCTCGATCCACGTGCCCGAGCTCGGCTGGGTGGACTACGATCCCACCAACACCTGCTTCGCCGCCGACGGCCACATCGTCGTCGCCCGCGG is from Lacunisphaera limnophila and encodes:
- a CDS encoding transglutaminase family protein; its protein translation is MPEYRITHQTVYQHGAPAGAAWQTLQLQPRQEPAQECLDFQLELHPAAPDLSTRTDFFGNTRHFFAVREPHRELSITSHATVRREAPALPLPGLSPSLSETRDRTRQSIQSGEGFLLEQYLCATPQVPLLPATASLADGLDPNLPVLAWLEQLGRRFDEAFTFDPTATTVSTPLADVWASKRGVCQDFTHVLLSCLRQHGLPAAYVSGYLLTQPPPGQPRLRGADAMHAWASIHVPELGWVDYDPTNTCFAADGHIVVARGRDYSDVSPTHGYFTGSYSPRLRVAVTVEPVA